Proteins encoded in a region of the Amphiprion ocellaris isolate individual 3 ecotype Okinawa chromosome 21, ASM2253959v1, whole genome shotgun sequence genome:
- the rassf3 gene encoding uncharacterized protein rassf3 isoform X2, producing MFNVVHQGRKYAPTRCSLTDDSPLTVRAVNVVGSPGTLTEPPEGTWPPPGAKMRVSKGAVVVRAARRHPAPQPASLESLEAAWSQRGREDKHRSPETRTGAGEAGGGGGGGGGGGGAGAAPRSRRKAFRPPDVRTIFEKDPRVQEESGEGHSFQAVGENTWCDVCCLYIFQQGLTCAVCSSPLTFAGFLAPDVTSCHRSSMGLRSGLIAGSTFSFSTIPLLLDVCFGSLSCWRTHDLQRKPSVLTLGSTFGSKIPWQSSGFMIPALHPRPPSPQHDGSSTMLNYWDSIFLMCFIAPSVNKLVVCISKKLYFCFVCPPNIFPEGLWFVQVLFGKDQVFLFLPFRQQWGLPSSMKPCLV from the exons ATGTTTAACGTCGTGCACCAGGGTCGGAAGTACGCCCCCACGCGCTGCTCGCTCACCGACGATTCTCCGTTAACGGTCCGGGCCGTTAACGTCGTCGGGTCTCCTGGTACGCTCACCGAGCCACCGGAGGGGACGTGGCCGCCTCCGGGCGCCAAGATGCGGGTGTCCAAAGGCGCCGTGGTGGTGAGAGCCGCCCGGCGACACCCGGCTCCTCAGCCCGCCAGTCTGGAGAGTCTGGAGGCGGCGTGGAGCCAGAGAGGACGGGAGGACAAGCACCGTAGCCCCGAGACGAGGACCGGTGCTGGGGaggcgggaggaggaggaggaggaggaggaggaggaggaggagcaggagcagCACCCCGGAGCAGGAGGAAGGCCTTCAGACCCCCCGATGTCAGGACCATCTTCGAGAAGGACCCCAGGGTGCAGGAGGAGTCCGGGGAGGGCCACAGCTTCCAGGCCGTAGGAGAGAACACCTGGTGTGACGTGTGCTGCCTCTACATCTTCCAGCAGGGACTCACCTGTGCAG TTTGTTCAAGCCCTTTAACATTTGCAGGATTCCTTGCCCCAGATGTCACCTCATGCCATAGATCTTCAATGGGATTGAGATCAGGACTCATTGCTGGCTCTACTTTTTCCTTTTCAACCATTCCTTTGCTCTTggatgtgtgctttgggtctttATCTTGCTGGAGAACCCATGATCTTCAACGCAAACCCAGTGTTCTTACACTGGGTAGCACATTTGGCTCTAAAATTCCCTGGCAATCCTCTGGTTTCATGATTCCTGCGCTACATCCAAGGCCTCCATCCCCCCAACATGATGGTTCATCCACCATGCTTAACTATTGGGATAGTATTTTCCTTATGTGCTTCATTGCACCGTCTGTAAACAAATTGGTGGTGTGCATTTCCAAAAAGCTCTATTTTTGTTTCGTCTGTCCTCCAAACATCTTCCCAGAAGGATTGTGGTTTGTCCAGGTACTCTTTGGCAAAGATCAGGTGTtcctttttttgccttttcgtCAACAATGGGGTCTTCCTTCGTCAATGAAGCCCTGCTTGGTTTAG